Genomic DNA from Corylus avellana chromosome ca4, CavTom2PMs-1.0:
GAGAACCTTCTGAACCTCAGCAGTAACCTCATTTGGGGTTTTCTCTGCATGAAGCTGTGCAAGAACACCCTTCTTGGCATAATAGTCGATAACCTGTAGATTAAACAGATGCCAAATTTGCTCAGAATACGGGAAGTTAAAGAAAAGAGTGAACAGTGGTGGACTTATGAAAATCTTGGTCATAAACTGCTCTAGCTTAAATCAAGGGCAACTTCTTGAATTGCTAAGGTTCAGCTAACAGTATCCTTTaagtttatttataaaaaaaggcAATGTATCGTCCAAATTAAATGAAAGAAGTTTACCGGTTTGGTTTGTGTATGAAACGCTGCCAGCCTTGACTTGAGAACTTCTGGATTATCATCTTTCCGTTGAATTAAAGGTTCTCCTGTGACCTACAGTGCAAGAAGATTAAGGAATCAAGAGTTAGAGAAGTGAGATGCACCCCAAATTCAGAAGCTTGGTTGCACCTTGAAAAGTTAAATGAAATGGTTAAGGCAATCGAATATAATGAATTTCACTCAAATTCCAATGTCGTCGGAAAAATATGCAAATGCATTTAAATATACATGGTATGCAAAGTTCAGAACATGAACTTCGGATTTCATTTAACATGTAGATACTGCATTTTTTATCTGCCATGAGCAGAGTGTAGTTTGGGTTATCAACACATCTAAAATTAATGTAGCTTGCCAACACTCTGGCAAATGTCAATTATCATCAAAGGAGAAATAGGCATCAACTTACATCATCAACACCAGGAACCTTGGGAGGTGCAAATTTTGTATGGTAACTTCGACCACTGGATGGGTGTATCCAACGACCAGTGATCCTCTCCTCCAATATGGAATCATTAATTGCAAAGTTAAGCACCTTATCAATTTTGATCCCCTGATTCCCAAGCATCTCATCAAGCTGTATTAGATGAGAGAAACACATAAGAATCCAGCAACAAGAGttaaaagggggaaaaaaaaaaacacaaccttTTGTGCTTGAACCACGGTCCTTGGAAAACCATCCAGGATGAAACCCTTTTGACATGACGACTTCTTCATAGCTTCGTCAATTATCCCAACAACCAAATCATCCGACACAAGTTCTccctacaaaacaaaatgagaTTCAAAGACTAAATCACTCACACACAAGTAATCCCgtaagagataaaaaaaatcatatactATATTACCTTATCCATAGCTTCTTTAGCCTTGATTCCAAGAGAAGTTTTAGCAGCAACTGCAGCTCTCAGCATATCACCAGTTGCCAAATGGCACAAGCAGTACTCATCCTTAATAATTGGCGACTGTGTGCCTTTCCCACATCCCGGTGGTCCTGCCATTTTCAAACAAGTTAATGGAGATAATATCAGCCACACTCCAATCAACCTCCAACAGAGTATGTAATCAATCCTAAATGATAATGCCAAGTTGCAATAGAAGAAGATTTTCCCAAACACTTCATTATAAGAACTTCAAACGAGAGTCTCCAAATAACTGGGCTATAAGAAAACCCCAGATCCAAAGCCAACCGAAACAAATTGTTATGTCATCAAAACAACACCCATACTAGGCTACTCCCCTAACgcagacccaaaaaaaaaggacttttCCATGTAACAAATACAAGAATTGAAGCTAAAACAAAACCCCAGCtcagaacaagaagaaaaaaagggagaCACACATATAATGTTTGTATGATGAATGCATATATATTACCGACGAGAATGAGGCGCTTGTCAGGCTTGGAGGAGCACTTGAAGCGGTGTAGGAGTTCCGTCATGATGTCAACTGAAGGTATATCCTCCAATGCTACTCCAGAGCTCgccatcctctctct
This window encodes:
- the LOC132178480 gene encoding adenylate kinase 3-like, translating into MASSGVALEDIPSVDIMTELLHRFKCSSKPDKRLILVGPPGCGKGTQSPIIKDEYCLCHLATGDMLRAAVAAKTSLGIKAKEAMDKGELVSDDLVVGIIDEAMKKSSCQKGFILDGFPRTVVQAQKLDEMLGNQGIKIDKVLNFAINDSILEERITGRWIHPSSGRSYHTKFAPPKVPGVDDVTGEPLIQRKDDNPEVLKSRLAAFHTQTKPVIDYYAKKGVLAQLHAEKTPNEVTAEVQKVLSS